The genomic interval GCTGCACCACCAGCCAGAGACCGGCCCACAGTTCAAACGCGGCGAGTACCTGCGCTACTACCCGCCCGGAACCTGGCAGTACGGTGTCCTCTATAGCCGCTGCAACGACGCCGAATCCCTGGACCCGGAGATGAAACGCGATATGCCACGACTCCCCGGATACGGCACCCCAACCCAAGAACTGTTCATCCTCGGCTACGCCATCCGGAACAACGCCGTCACCGCGCACCGGGCAAAGCACCCCGACCCGTGACCCCGTCCCGCCACCTCAGGCCGCCACTAGCCAGTGACCGGCCACATCGGCATACCCGAAACCCGGAATCCGGCAAGCAAACAGCATCCGCGAGACAACACGCGGCCCGAAACGGCCATCTCCGCCATCTCAACCTGACGGCCTGACCCCTCACCCACGCAGATACGATGAACCGGCAAGGTCGCAGGGATTTTCTTCACGATTCTCCCCGTGCCCCGCCCCTATAGCTCAATTGGCAGAGCTGCGGACTTTTAATCCGTAGGTTGTAGGTTCGAGTCCTACTGGGGGCACCGAACTCCCCGCGGGCCTGCCCGGATCCCGGACCGTCGGACAGCGCACCTCAGCCGACCACCGAGTGCGGATCGCCCACCCGCTTCGACTGGGCCGAGCCCCACTGCCGCAGGTACACCGAGAAGATCACCATGGACGTGACCGCCAGGAACTCCGACTGCCAGTTCTGCAGCGTGCGGTTCCAGAAGTCCGGCGCCATCAGATACGCGCCGAAGTCAAGGGGGTCCTGCAGTGACCGGAGCCGGTCGGCGTTGTGTGCCGTCCACCCGGTGACAGCCTGGACCGCCCAGGAGGCCACGAAGATCGCGGCCATGAGGATGCCCAGCGACCGGCCGTAGACGGCTGCGCGCCAGCCCCCGGCCCGGGCTGCCGGCGGGGCGTCGGGAGGCGCGTGCGGTCCCACCCGCTCCTCGGCGTCAGTCCCAGGTCCTTGCTCCCCCGGCGGGTCGGACTCGGGCGACCCGGCCTGCACGAGCCACACCGTGGCGGTGATGAACAACGCGAACTGCAGGAACTCCGACTGCCAGTTCTCTGCGACGTCGACGGCGAACTGGCTCGACGTCAGGTAGTCCCAGACCCCGGCAGGAACAAGGCCTTCAGCGGTGAGGGTGCGGTTGTGATCCGCCAGCCCTACGAACAGCTGGGAGCTCAGTGCCACCAGGGACAGCGCGAAGAAGACGAGGGTGAGTGAGTTGCGGCGCCAGAACCTGGTCATCGCTGCGTCACCCCCACGACGGCCATGGCCGCCAACCCGACCACGATGGTGGCCAGCACGATCCAGAAGAGGGCTCGCATCGGCCTCACCCCTTCACCGAGCAGCGGTACATGAGATCGCCGGAGGCGAGGGTGCAGTCCAGGGCAGTCACCCACCAGCGGCCGTCGGCCCACTGCAGGAACATCGCGTGCTGATCCTGGCGGACCTGGGCCTGGTCGGCGATCGTGCGGACGGCCGTGACTGAGCCGTTCGCGGCGGGGCTGTCCTGGATCATCGCGTCCGTGCACGTCTGCTCGCCGGCGACGTCTGCACGCACACCCGGCGACAGCAGTGCGCACAATGCGGCCCAATCACCGAGGGCCACGGCGCGATCGGCGGCCGCCGCGGTCCCGACCGGATCCGATCGGCCGGCGCCGCCGCAGGCGCTCGCGGTCACAGCGACCAGGATCACCAGCGGGACGAGGGCGCTGCCGCCGATCGGGGCCAGCCACCTGGCCACGGACTGTCGGCGCCGCAGCCCCTCATGCTGTGCTGGGATGTCGGCCACGATCACTCCCGAGGACTCAGAACACCGGTTTGCCGCCGGTGACGCCCAGGACGCTGCCAGAGATGTAGCTGGCCTCGTCGGAGGCGAAGAAGACGAAAGCGGGTGCAACCTCAGCAGGCTGCCCGGCGCGTCCCAGTGGTGTATCCGCACCGAAAGCCTCGACCTTCTCGGGCGGCTGGGTCGCGGGCTGCAGCGGCGTCCAGATCGGCCCGGGGGCGACCGCGTTGACCCGGATCCCCCGGGGTCCGAGCTCGGCAGCCAGGTTCACGGTGATGTTGTTGATGGCCGCCTTCGTGGCCGCGTAGTCCACCAGGGCAGGCGAGGGGTGGTAGGCCTGCACCGAACTGTTGTTGATGATCGCGGCACCGTCGCCGAGATGGTGGAGCGCGGCCTGTGTCAGCCAGAGAAGGGCGTAGAGGTTGGTGCGGAAGATCCGGTCCATGCGTTCGTCGGTGAGATCGACGATCCCCTCGCCGCGGGCCATCTGGAAGCCGGCGTTGTTCACCAGCACATCCAGGCCGCCCAGGCCCTCGACGGCACGTCGCACCGCGGACTCGCACGCCCGCCGGTCGCGCAGGTCGACCTCGATGGCCACCGCCGTGCGCCCGGCGTCCTCGATCAGTTCGACGGTGGTGGCAGCGTCCTCGGATTCGGCCGGCAAGTACGTGAAGGCAACGTCCGCACCCTCGCGGGCGAAGGCCATGGCTACGGCGCGACCGATCCCGGAATCCCCGCCGGTCACCAGCGCCCGCTTGGCCAGCAGTCGCTCGTGGCCCACGTACGACGTCTCGCCGTGGTCCGGGACCGGTGTCATCTCGTCCGTGCGTCCCGGTGGTTGTTGCTGCTGCGCGGGGAAGGCACTCGTGGCGTCGGTCATTCGGTGCGCTCCTTCCGGGTCGTGGCGGCGTCGTCCAACGGGTGGAGGGCGAGTGCTTCAACCGCAGGTCCCTGCAGTACCCGGCCCGTGGGATCGAAGCGCGAGCCATGGCACGGGCAGTCCCAACTGCGCTCGCCGGGGTTCCAGCGCACCGTGCATCCCAGATGGGTGCAGCGCGCTGACACCGAGTGCAGGTCACCGCTGTCGTCACGGTGCACGGCCACCTGGCTCAGCCCGTCGCGCACGATGGCCGATTCGCCCGGTGCCAGGTCGGCGATGGGTGATGCGTCCGTACTGACGATGCCGCCGAGCAGCCGTCCCGCGACGGCGGCTTGGTGCTTGACGAGGCGGCCGGCTGCCTGCAGGCCGGGGAGGCGCGGGCCCCAGTTCCCCCACGACGGGTCCGGTTCCCCCAGTACTCGCGCGGAGATCTGATGAGCTGCGATGGTCCCGTTCGTCAGTCCCCAGCCGGAGAAGCCCGCCGCGGCAAACACCGACGACCCAGGCGTCACGGGTCCGGCGATGGGCAGTGAGTCCGCGACGTTGAACGTGTCCTGGGCGGCCCAGTGCGCGATGACCCGAACCGGCCCGAACCGGTCCACCACCCACTGCTCGAGGGTGAGCCAGGGTTGCCTCGGTGACGTGCCAGTCGGATGGCCCTCGCCGACGATGACCATCTGGTCGGTCCCCACAGGCCGCGTCGAGCGCGACGTCGGCCCGACCAGATGGGTCATGGCGCTGGTGGCCCGGGGGCTGCTGACCAGCAGGGCGAAGTGCCGCTCAGCGGACAGCGTGGCGAACCAGCCTCCCCGCAGGGTTGGGGGGTAGTGCGTGGCCAGCACCAGGTGACCAGCGCGGACCTCGGAGTCGCCCGCCACGACTCGGACGGGCCCGCGCCAGCTGAACGACGTCATCGGGTGATGAGGCAGGTACAGCGCACCGTTCTGCTCGGCGGCCGAGATCACATCCCGCAGGTACTCGCCGGGATGCAGGCTCATCTGGTCCGGCACGCAGTACCCGGTCGCCGGCCAGGGCAGATCCGGGGGTGCGTCGGCCAGCGTGACGCCCGAGGCCCGCAGTAGCCGGGCGGTTTCGAGCACCTCCGCGATCGAATCGGCGTCCTCGCCGTAGACGAACTGGTCAGCGCGGGTCACCGCGTTCGCGCTCGTCGTCGCGACGAAGGCCATTGCCATCTGCGTAGCGCGCAGGTACTGCACCGCAGTCTCGTCCTTGTGGCGGGCCGCGATCCGGGCCGGGAGTGTGCCCTGGCCGACGGTGACCTTCGCGGTGGAGTGGACCGTGGTCGACTTCTGCAGAGGATCGCCGGCATCTACGAGAACCACCGACAGACCGCGACGCGCCAGTAGGAGCGCAGTCGTCGCGCCGA from Micrococcales bacterium carries:
- a CDS encoding glucose 1-dehydrogenase, whose amino-acid sequence is MTDATSAFPAQQQQPPGRTDEMTPVPDHGETSYVGHERLLAKRALVTGGDSGIGRAVAMAFAREGADVAFTYLPAESEDAATTVELIEDAGRTAVAIEVDLRDRRACESAVRRAVEGLGGLDVLVNNAGFQMARGEGIVDLTDERMDRIFRTNLYALLWLTQAALHHLGDGAAIINNSSVQAYHPSPALVDYAATKAAINNITVNLAAELGPRGIRVNAVAPGPIWTPLQPATQPPEKVEAFGADTPLGRAGQPAEVAPAFVFFASDEASYISGSVLGVTGGKPVF
- a CDS encoding FAD-dependent oxidoreductase → MDLGKAGSPWSLPANVSAPQQPELPGRCDVVVAGAGVFGATTALLLARRGLSVVLVDAGDPLQKSTTVHSTAKVTVGQGTLPARIAARHKDETAVQYLRATQMAMAFVATTSANAVTRADQFVYGEDADSIAEVLETARLLRASGVTLADAPPDLPWPATGYCVPDQMSLHPGEYLRDVISAAEQNGALYLPHHPMTSFSWRGPVRVVAGDSEVRAGHLVLATHYPPTLRGGWFATLSAERHFALLVSSPRATSAMTHLVGPTSRSTRPVGTDQMVIVGEGHPTGTSPRQPWLTLEQWVVDRFGPVRVIAHWAAQDTFNVADSLPIAGPVTPGSSVFAAAGFSGWGLTNGTIAAHQISARVLGEPDPSWGNWGPRLPGLQAAGRLVKHQAAVAGRLLGGIVSTDASPIADLAPGESAIVRDGLSQVAVHRDDSGDLHSVSARCTHLGCTVRWNPGERSWDCPCHGSRFDPTGRVLQGPAVEALALHPLDDAATTRKERTE